A genome region from Fervidobacterium changbaicum includes the following:
- a CDS encoding flagellar hook-basal body complex protein, which produces MMRSLYSGVSGLQGFQQEIDVVSNNIANVNTIGFKGARVTYATNFSQILDMSRRATDRTGGTNPKQIGYGIRVASIDKIMNQGSFQNTGKKTDLAIQGEGFFVLSNGQRYFYTRAGNFDLDLNGTVVQPTTGLKLQGWVAEVDPTSGRRFVDTNKPIGNIQISAGLSMAAKQTSRMVLAGNLDARVGPEKFVIAINGYGGRAINTKVTFERDFGGLQDTFSDYQIYLGKIDANLDDKIDGRIYIKFDKFGNVVSAGAVKQKLSGTASSGALTLTEPIQQQDGNYLFIIRDNQGRIVDTVSRNVLNGSVTEAIVSEKLIDGQNYFVEIAASTQEVAPLDLELDSSNVGVTTSGQLTRNYTVQYVVENLDGTPVSGIAAQDINSAGTQSLTNANLVAGRQYRVRVVVNGKTLGSEVVTAVDDGGNGRINFEYTQGKYGVVRVIRDAVTGNAIGTYNVLLLNGDNTIYDANLASGNSYQDVVYQPSKVDQLTIPGAGEPRFYEADNPTNFSVVSFKSPFYTTSTQVYDSLGNPYTLYIDFVKLAAVYGNNENAWAFRIRSATGENIKYLSNYDTGTEITGGSFGVLRFDKTGRLLGVNSFDPNTGQIAEGENIDAIMFNAGENGDGIVKIKLDLNSMTQFAALADAFVKMQDGNAQGVLESFSISENGDIIGSFTNGLVDVLGKVALATFNNPAGLLELGNSLYGESANSGTARIGQPGKGGFGSLVAGALEMSNVDLSEEFTKLIIAQRGFQANARTITTADQILQEVVNLRR; this is translated from the coding sequence ATGATGAGGTCTCTTTACAGTGGTGTATCTGGACTTCAAGGATTCCAACAAGAGATTGATGTGGTAAGCAACAACATTGCAAACGTCAACACGATAGGTTTTAAGGGTGCGAGGGTCACCTACGCGACGAACTTTTCACAGATTCTCGATATGTCCAGAAGGGCAACGGATAGAACTGGTGGAACGAACCCAAAGCAAATCGGGTACGGTATACGTGTTGCATCGATCGACAAGATAATGAACCAAGGAAGTTTCCAAAACACCGGTAAGAAAACAGATTTGGCTATACAAGGTGAGGGATTCTTCGTCCTTTCGAATGGGCAAAGGTACTTCTACACGAGGGCTGGTAATTTTGATTTAGACCTGAATGGAACGGTGGTTCAGCCAACTACAGGTTTGAAATTACAAGGATGGGTTGCCGAAGTTGATCCCACAAGTGGTAGAAGATTTGTCGACACAAACAAACCAATTGGTAACATCCAGATATCGGCTGGTCTCAGCATGGCGGCAAAACAAACCTCAAGGATGGTCTTGGCGGGAAATCTTGATGCAAGAGTTGGGCCAGAGAAATTCGTTATCGCAATTAACGGTTACGGTGGTAGGGCTATTAACACGAAGGTTACATTTGAAAGAGACTTCGGAGGACTCCAAGACACTTTCAGTGATTACCAGATCTACCTCGGTAAGATAGATGCCAATCTGGACGATAAAATCGATGGCAGAATTTACATAAAGTTTGACAAGTTCGGAAACGTCGTTAGTGCAGGAGCTGTTAAGCAGAAGCTCTCAGGAACAGCTTCTTCTGGTGCTCTAACTCTTACAGAACCTATCCAGCAGCAGGATGGGAATTACCTTTTCATTATAAGGGATAATCAGGGAAGGATAGTTGATACAGTATCCAGAAACGTCCTAAATGGAAGTGTTACTGAGGCTATCGTAAGTGAGAAACTCATAGATGGTCAGAACTATTTTGTGGAAATTGCCGCTTCAACACAAGAAGTAGCTCCCCTTGATTTAGAGCTTGACAGCTCTAATGTAGGAGTAACAACGTCCGGTCAACTCACAAGGAACTACACAGTACAGTACGTGGTTGAAAATCTTGATGGAACACCGGTTAGCGGTATTGCTGCACAAGATATAAACAGTGCTGGAACGCAGAGCTTAACCAACGCAAATCTCGTTGCTGGTCGGCAGTACAGAGTGCGCGTTGTTGTCAACGGAAAGACACTTGGTTCGGAAGTTGTCACCGCTGTTGACGATGGTGGTAACGGAAGAATTAATTTTGAGTACACACAAGGTAAATACGGTGTTGTTAGAGTAATCAGGGACGCTGTTACAGGTAACGCAATTGGAACTTACAACGTGCTTTTGCTTAACGGCGACAACACAATTTACGATGCGAACTTAGCAAGTGGAAATTCTTACCAGGATGTCGTTTACCAACCATCAAAAGTTGATCAACTCACAATTCCTGGAGCTGGTGAGCCACGGTTCTACGAAGCAGATAACCCAACGAACTTCTCTGTGGTCTCATTCAAATCGCCATTCTACACGACATCGACACAGGTTTACGATTCTCTTGGAAATCCGTACACGCTTTACATTGACTTTGTAAAACTTGCAGCAGTTTACGGAAACAACGAAAACGCGTGGGCATTCAGAATTAGAAGTGCAACAGGTGAGAACATAAAATACCTTTCCAATTACGATACCGGAACAGAGATCACAGGTGGTAGTTTTGGTGTATTGAGGTTCGATAAAACAGGAAGACTACTTGGTGTCAATTCGTTTGATCCAAACACGGGGCAAATTGCTGAGGGAGAAAATATAGATGCTATCATGTTCAACGCAGGGGAAAACGGTGACGGAATAGTGAAAATCAAACTAGATTTGAACAGCATGACGCAATTCGCTGCGCTTGCGGATGCGTTTGTCAAAATGCAGGATGGTAATGCCCAAGGTGTTCTAGAATCGTTCTCGATTTCTGAAAATGGAGACATCATCGGTTCATTTACTAACGGTTTAGTTGATGTTCTTGGAAAAGTTGCACTTGCCACATTCAACAATCCAGCGGGCTTGCTTGAACTCGGTAACTCACTTTATGGAGAGAGTGCAAACAGTGGAACAGCTCGCATAGGTCAACCCGGTAAGGGTGGATTTGGATCACTTGTTGCAGGTGCTTTAGAAATGTCGAACGTTGACCTCTCAGAGGAGTTCACCAAACTGATAATCGCTCAAAGAGGTTTCCAAGCGAACGCAAGAACAATTACAACGGCAGACCAGATACTCCAAGAAGTGGTGAACCTCAGAAGATAA
- a CDS encoding flagellar FlbD family protein: MIKLTALNGKEFYLNAEYIEKIEANPDTTITLYNGKKYIVLEPVQEVVKRIMEYKKQIFLPPMVGEE; this comes from the coding sequence TTGATAAAGCTGACGGCACTTAATGGTAAAGAGTTCTATTTAAACGCTGAATACATCGAAAAAATCGAAGCCAATCCGGACACAACGATCACTTTGTACAATGGGAAAAAGTACATCGTGCTCGAACCAGTGCAAGAAGTGGTCAAGCGCATTATGGAATACAAAAAGCAGATATTCTTACCACCGATGGTAGGTGAGGAGTAA
- a CDS encoding motility protein A, giving the protein MDITVLIGVILGFGMMVFGILSGSGDFATFINIPSVIITVGGAISSAITANKKVVVFGIAKVITNAIKEPKIDYIGTLRTLVSFSEKARREGLLSLEANLEEIQDPFFRKAVQLVVDGTEPEVLRSMMEIEIDMTTSEMLDQKAFFDSLGTFGPAFGMIGTLVGLIQMLNTLNNPETLGPSMAVALITTLYGSILANIVGIPVAEKIAKRAADIEIARRMILEGVLSIQSGENPRVLEEKLKSYLPTAEKAKYEAQVQGAGA; this is encoded by the coding sequence ATGGATATAACGGTTTTAATTGGTGTTATTCTCGGTTTTGGTATGATGGTATTCGGTATACTAAGCGGTAGTGGTGACTTCGCAACGTTCATCAATATCCCTTCCGTCATCATCACGGTGGGTGGAGCGATTTCTTCTGCTATAACAGCAAACAAAAAGGTTGTGGTCTTTGGTATCGCTAAAGTCATAACGAACGCGATCAAAGAGCCAAAAATCGATTATATTGGCACCTTAAGAACACTTGTGTCTTTCTCAGAAAAAGCAAGAAGGGAAGGTCTGCTTTCTCTTGAGGCGAACTTGGAAGAAATTCAAGATCCGTTCTTTAGAAAGGCCGTTCAGCTGGTTGTTGATGGAACAGAGCCAGAAGTTCTGCGCTCGATGATGGAAATAGAAATTGATATGACAACTTCTGAGATGTTAGACCAAAAGGCGTTTTTCGATTCCCTTGGAACGTTTGGACCAGCTTTTGGTATGATCGGAACACTTGTTGGATTGATCCAAATGTTGAATACATTGAATAACCCGGAAACACTGGGTCCATCGATGGCCGTTGCCTTGATAACCACGCTTTATGGTTCGATATTGGCTAACATCGTCGGTATTCCCGTAGCAGAAAAGATAGCGAAACGTGCAGCTGATATCGAAATTGCCAGAAGAATGATACTTGAAGGCGTGCTATCTATTCAGTCTGGAGAAAACCCGAGGGTACTTGAAGAAAAGCTCAAATCGTACTTACCGACAGCGGAGAAAGCAAAATACGAAGCCCAAGTTCAGGGGGCTGGCGCTTAA
- a CDS encoding flagellar motor protein MotB, producing the protein MAKKEKCVCKAVPEWLNTYGDMVTLLLTFFVLLFSMSSISPGKFQQVVVGLTLALSGNPPSVLTGGQTMSEEALISTKPGVYQELLRVSEEYKGKVTIEERDEGTLITLTNFKIFETGSARLTAEAKEIIEKLGAMILEHTSNIIEVRGYADDRPTTPDSIYPSNWHLSCARAASVVNFMLTELKQKRYALRYSEIRSGLFDIDYFYSPDRFVPIGKGDVDVNRELKSIKANYDYDISKLQSDYESGKISYEEYQKKRAELTKNYNIDVEKTRAKYRKIEIVIKRETKGY; encoded by the coding sequence ATGGCTAAAAAAGAAAAGTGTGTCTGTAAAGCGGTTCCTGAGTGGCTTAACACGTACGGTGATATGGTCACATTATTACTAACGTTCTTCGTATTGTTGTTTTCAATGTCGAGCATAAGCCCTGGAAAATTCCAACAGGTCGTTGTTGGTCTAACTCTTGCACTCAGCGGTAACCCGCCGAGTGTCCTTACAGGCGGCCAAACAATGAGTGAAGAGGCGTTGATTTCAACTAAACCGGGCGTGTATCAGGAACTACTGAGAGTATCGGAGGAGTACAAAGGGAAGGTAACCATAGAAGAACGGGACGAAGGAACACTCATTACACTAACGAACTTTAAAATCTTTGAGACAGGAAGTGCAAGGCTAACAGCAGAAGCAAAGGAAATAATTGAAAAACTTGGGGCTATGATTTTGGAACACACGTCGAACATCATAGAAGTTAGAGGGTACGCGGATGATAGGCCAACAACTCCAGACTCGATATATCCATCGAACTGGCATCTAAGTTGCGCACGTGCCGCTTCCGTGGTCAATTTCATGCTTACAGAATTAAAGCAAAAGCGATACGCTCTGAGGTATTCTGAGATAAGGTCCGGTTTATTCGACATCGATTATTTTTATTCACCTGACAGATTTGTCCCGATAGGTAAAGGTGATGTAGACGTAAACAGAGAGTTGAAATCGATAAAGGCCAATTACGATTACGATATTTCCAAGCTGCAAAGTGATTACGAAAGTGGTAAAATATCATATGAGGAATACCAAAAGAAACGAGCAGAGCTTACCAAAAACTACAATATCGATGTAGAAAAGACACGTGCTAAATACAGAAAGATAGAGATAGTGATCAAAAGAGAGACAAAAGGTTATTGA
- a CDS encoding flagellar basal body-associated FliL family protein, with the protein MPEEVEQQQEQAKGKGGLGNLIKMIVIPLVVSLVVSLVVFFVLGSNRQPSQAQEEKTTTAPVQIKAVVISPGKYQTFMLKGGRDVAVVDSLTLLVGSEPCRAAVADKNDEIMDALATIFLSKERFDLVTPAGLDLLKKQIREAVNQITGFTGEKEKLGVLNVYIYIKAISTVQ; encoded by the coding sequence ATGCCTGAAGAAGTTGAACAACAGCAAGAGCAGGCTAAAGGTAAGGGTGGATTAGGGAATTTAATAAAAATGATAGTAATACCATTGGTAGTCTCACTGGTTGTCAGTTTGGTGGTCTTCTTCGTACTTGGTTCGAACAGACAACCAAGTCAAGCACAGGAAGAAAAAACAACCACTGCACCTGTCCAGATAAAAGCTGTTGTCATTTCTCCTGGAAAATATCAAACTTTCATGCTTAAAGGTGGAAGGGATGTTGCGGTAGTTGATTCCTTGACGTTGCTTGTAGGTAGTGAGCCGTGCCGAGCGGCGGTTGCTGATAAGAACGACGAGATAATGGACGCACTTGCAACGATATTCTTGAGTAAAGAAAGATTTGACCTTGTCACCCCAGCAGGATTAGATTTGTTAAAGAAACAAATCAGAGAAGCGGTTAATCAGATCACTGGATTTACGGGTGAAAAAGAAAAACTGGGCGTGTTGAATGTTTATATATACATAAAAGCGATAAGCACAGTGCAATAA
- the fliM gene encoding flagellar motor switch protein FliM — MPDVLSQEEIDRLLAALSQGEVNIEEVKKEGEEKKIRTYDFLRPQKFSKEQIRTVQMIHENFARSTSTYLSGKLRSFTSVNVVGIDQLTYDEYMKSIGNPSFITIFTARELVGSAIFNMSLEIFYGILDVLLGGPGEPGDVKRIPTEIEMGVIKKEVVNLLTALSQAWMSVHPFIPVIESTETNPQFVQIVPSSEMVMAITFFVSFGKVEGYMSICWPSSVIEPIGEKLTTQSWFKVKQKEATEEHIEKLRENLQRTKIDVIAIIGETVLTLGEILTLEIGDVIRLKEHYDEPIKVEVNGRTKFLGKPGQYKGNYAVKITDVVEEPKEEGEEE; from the coding sequence TTGCCAGATGTACTGAGCCAAGAGGAAATAGACCGATTACTGGCTGCGCTTTCGCAAGGAGAAGTTAACATAGAAGAAGTGAAAAAAGAGGGCGAAGAGAAAAAGATTCGCACGTACGACTTTTTACGACCTCAAAAATTTTCAAAAGAGCAAATCAGAACAGTACAGATGATCCATGAAAACTTCGCCCGAAGCACTTCCACCTATCTTTCAGGTAAGTTGAGGTCGTTCACATCGGTAAACGTCGTTGGTATAGACCAGTTGACTTACGACGAATACATGAAGTCAATCGGCAATCCATCTTTCATAACGATCTTTACAGCCAGGGAATTAGTGGGTAGTGCTATATTCAACATGAGTTTGGAAATATTCTACGGCATTCTCGATGTACTTCTGGGAGGTCCTGGAGAACCAGGCGATGTTAAGAGGATACCAACCGAGATCGAAATGGGAGTAATAAAAAAAGAAGTTGTAAACTTGCTCACGGCACTTTCGCAAGCCTGGATGTCCGTGCATCCGTTCATTCCAGTTATTGAGTCCACGGAAACTAACCCCCAGTTTGTACAAATCGTCCCCAGTAGTGAAATGGTCATGGCTATAACGTTCTTCGTAAGTTTCGGAAAAGTCGAGGGTTACATGAGTATTTGCTGGCCATCTTCTGTGATAGAGCCAATAGGCGAAAAACTCACAACGCAAAGTTGGTTCAAAGTGAAACAGAAAGAAGCAACGGAGGAACACATCGAAAAACTCAGAGAAAATCTACAAAGAACTAAGATAGATGTTATTGCAATCATTGGAGAGACGGTGTTAACCTTGGGTGAAATCTTAACACTTGAGATTGGGGATGTAATAAGGCTCAAAGAACACTACGATGAACCAATAAAAGTAGAAGTCAATGGTCGGACCAAGTTCTTGGGAAAGCCAGGTCAATACAAGGGAAACTACGCAGTGAAAATCACCGATGTGGTTGAAGAGCCTAAAGAGGAAGGTGAAGAAGAATGA
- the fliY gene encoding flagellar motor switch phosphatase FliY: MIADDFLSQEELDALLKQVVQDEGLSDIEKSMVGEVGNIILGAGATALSNILGRKVEISTPEVEVMTLKELRNGVSGEKVCVTIHFEGEIEGLNAMVLEKQLASEIADIMMGGFGKPESYELDEFKLSAVAEAMNQMMGSAATSLSDMIKKPVSIIPPTAEILNFDDPSVKFPPIGNDEDRVAKATFTMTIEELQPAKFFLAMPIPFVKKLYELIFGSQEVEQKQTATATSQSSQVSASKSTATYVPPAPRREEKQAVAARPVQFEDFGKAQQPSERPHVLDERLQLLFDVPLNVTVELGRTKLTLKEVMELGIGSLIELDKLTGEPVDIYVNNKLIARGEVVVIDENFGVRITEIVNPKERLYTLK; the protein is encoded by the coding sequence ATGATTGCCGATGATTTCTTAAGCCAAGAGGAATTAGACGCGTTACTCAAACAAGTTGTACAAGATGAAGGGCTCTCAGATATCGAGAAATCAATGGTTGGAGAAGTTGGAAATATAATTCTTGGAGCAGGTGCCACTGCGCTATCTAACATCTTGGGGAGAAAGGTCGAGATCTCAACACCTGAAGTTGAAGTTATGACTCTCAAAGAACTGAGAAATGGTGTATCCGGCGAAAAGGTATGTGTAACGATACATTTTGAAGGAGAGATCGAAGGACTCAACGCTATGGTTCTCGAAAAGCAGCTTGCATCGGAGATTGCGGACATAATGATGGGTGGATTTGGTAAACCTGAAAGTTATGAACTTGATGAATTCAAATTGAGCGCTGTTGCTGAAGCCATGAACCAGATGATGGGCTCAGCAGCTACCTCTCTTTCTGACATGATAAAAAAACCGGTCAGTATCATTCCACCGACAGCTGAGATCTTGAACTTCGACGATCCGAGCGTAAAATTCCCACCTATCGGCAATGATGAAGACAGAGTAGCAAAGGCAACATTTACAATGACAATAGAAGAGTTGCAACCTGCGAAGTTTTTCTTGGCGATGCCTATCCCATTTGTTAAAAAACTGTACGAATTGATATTTGGTTCTCAAGAAGTTGAGCAAAAGCAGACAGCTACAGCGACTTCACAAAGTTCTCAAGTCTCCGCATCAAAATCAACAGCTACATATGTTCCGCCGGCTCCGAGAAGAGAAGAAAAACAAGCGGTTGCGGCAAGACCTGTCCAATTTGAAGACTTTGGAAAGGCTCAGCAACCTTCGGAAAGGCCACACGTGCTCGATGAAAGACTGCAGTTACTTTTCGACGTACCGCTGAATGTCACAGTTGAACTCGGGCGAACGAAACTTACGTTGAAGGAAGTCATGGAGCTTGGAATAGGTTCACTCATAGAACTTGACAAACTCACTGGTGAGCCTGTTGATATCTACGTAAACAACAAACTAATTGCCCGTGGAGAAGTTGTAGTCATCGACGAAAACTTTGGCGTACGTATAACGGAGATTGTAAATCCAAAAGAAAGATTATACACATTGAAATAG
- a CDS encoding GH1 family beta-glucosidase: MRRSDFPKDFIFGTATAAYQIEGAANEDGRGPSIWDVFSHTPGKTLNGDNGDVACDHYHRYKEDIKLMKEIGLDAYRFSISWPRVMPDGKNINQKGVDFYNRLVDELLENDIVPFITLYHWDLPYALYEKGGWLNPDIALYFRAYATFMFNELGDRVKHWITLNEPWCSSFLGYFTGEHAPGHKDLQEALIAAHNLLRAHGHAVQAFREEVKDGKVGLTNVVMKIEPGDSKPESFLVASLVDKFVNAWYHDPVVFGKYPEEAVALYLEKGLQILDSDMNIIATPIDFFGVNYYTRTLVIFDPNNPLGFSYVQGDLPKTEMGWEIYPQGLFDMLVYLKERYRLPLYITENGMAGPDKLENGRVQDTYRIEYLEKHFEKALEAINAGVDLKGYFIWSLMDNFEWAYGYSKRFGIIYVDYNTQKRILKDSALWLKEFLKS; encoded by the coding sequence ATCAGACGGTCTGATTTTCCAAAAGATTTTATTTTTGGTACGGCAACGGCGGCTTATCAAATTGAAGGAGCTGCAAACGAGGATGGTAGAGGTCCATCGATCTGGGATGTCTTTTCTCATACGCCCGGTAAAACGTTAAATGGTGACAATGGAGACGTTGCATGCGATCACTACCATAGGTACAAAGAAGATATTAAGCTAATGAAGGAAATAGGTTTGGATGCCTATAGGTTTTCGATTTCATGGCCTCGAGTGATGCCGGATGGGAAGAACATCAATCAAAAAGGTGTTGATTTTTACAACAGACTCGTCGATGAGCTTTTGGAAAACGATATTGTACCGTTTATCACACTCTACCACTGGGATTTGCCTTACGCATTGTACGAAAAAGGTGGTTGGTTAAATCCAGATATAGCACTCTATTTCAGAGCTTATGCAACGTTCATGTTCAATGAACTTGGTGACCGCGTAAAACACTGGATTACGCTCAATGAACCGTGGTGTTCGTCTTTCTTGGGCTACTTCACCGGAGAGCATGCACCTGGACATAAGGATCTTCAAGAGGCACTAATCGCAGCACACAATCTTTTGAGAGCCCATGGTCATGCAGTCCAAGCGTTTAGGGAAGAAGTGAAGGATGGAAAAGTAGGTTTGACTAACGTGGTGATGAAAATAGAGCCCGGTGATTCAAAACCGGAAAGTTTCCTTGTTGCAAGTCTTGTTGATAAGTTTGTCAACGCTTGGTACCATGATCCGGTTGTTTTCGGTAAATACCCCGAGGAAGCTGTTGCTCTCTATTTAGAAAAGGGGTTGCAGATCCTAGATAGCGATATGAATATCATAGCCACACCGATAGACTTCTTCGGTGTGAATTACTACACGCGAACGCTTGTCATTTTTGATCCAAACAACCCGCTTGGATTTTCATACGTGCAAGGAGACCTCCCAAAAACGGAGATGGGCTGGGAGATTTATCCACAAGGATTATTCGACATGCTAGTTTATCTGAAAGAAAGGTACAGATTGCCGCTTTACATAACCGAGAACGGTATGGCAGGCCCTGACAAGCTGGAGAATGGTAGAGTTCAAGATACATACAGGATAGAGTATTTGGAGAAACACTTTGAAAAGGCTTTGGAGGCTATCAACGCAGGCGTGGATTTGAAAGGTTACTTCATCTGGTCTTTGATGGATAACTTCGAATGGGCTTATGGTTATTCAAAGCGGTTCGGTATAATTTATGTCGACTATAACACTCAAAAGAGGATATTGAAGGATTCCGCATTGTGGTTAAAAGAATTTCTAAAATCATAA
- a CDS encoding Gx transporter family protein has protein sequence MRAKQDDNRVQKRKAQERGRHRNVVVFGTMIALSSVVYVVEGLVPFPVPGGKWGFSNFLVLYLSVFSGLSDALLLAVSKSLLGSILSGTIFTPGFFMGFFGSIASAVVQSLFSRVKLFGVFGISILGMVTNNLVQFVVGSFLIGSNAIFVFLPLVMTLGTLGALANAYLAVKTHKIMLDMKMPKEGVEK, from the coding sequence TTGCGTGCCAAACAGGATGATAATAGAGTTCAAAAAAGAAAAGCACAAGAACGCGGTAGACACAGAAACGTGGTAGTTTTTGGAACGATGATAGCCCTGAGTAGTGTGGTTTACGTGGTTGAAGGGTTAGTACCATTTCCTGTGCCAGGTGGTAAATGGGGATTTTCAAACTTTCTTGTGCTTTATCTGTCAGTTTTTTCTGGTCTTTCCGATGCACTGCTCCTTGCTGTTTCTAAATCTTTACTTGGTTCGATTCTTTCAGGTACGATATTCACACCGGGTTTTTTCATGGGTTTTTTCGGTAGTATCGCCTCTGCAGTTGTTCAAAGCCTGTTTTCGAGAGTTAAACTATTTGGTGTTTTCGGGATAAGTATTCTGGGTATGGTAACGAACAACTTGGTGCAGTTTGTTGTAGGAAGTTTCCTCATCGGCTCAAATGCTATTTTTGTCTTTCTGCCCTTGGTAATGACGCTTGGTACACTGGGTGCACTTGCAAACGCTTACCTGGCTGTGAAGACGCATAAGATTATGTTGGATATGAAAATGCCAAAAGAGGGGGTGGAAAAATGA
- a CDS encoding NusG domain II-containing protein: protein MAERKLLRVVDVVLVIVVVAVGVGWYLFDYVFSHKKAASYQLQSGAISVRIQGEEVLRVNEPGDWIIKNKDGKYVTTLHFDGQKVWVTESNCPDKICEKTGKVGPGGSIICVPNRMIIEFKKEKHKNAVDTETW from the coding sequence ATGGCAGAAAGGAAATTGTTGAGAGTTGTTGACGTCGTCTTGGTTATAGTAGTCGTTGCTGTGGGAGTTGGTTGGTATCTGTTTGATTACGTGTTCAGCCACAAAAAGGCAGCGAGTTACCAGTTACAGAGTGGCGCAATTTCTGTAAGGATCCAAGGTGAAGAGGTTCTAAGAGTAAATGAACCAGGTGATTGGATCATTAAAAACAAAGATGGCAAGTACGTCACGACTTTGCATTTCGACGGACAGAAGGTCTGGGTTACCGAGTCGAATTGTCCTGATAAGATCTGCGAAAAGACAGGCAAAGTGGGACCAGGAGGGAGTATAATTTGCGTGCCAAACAGGATGATAATAGAGTTCAAAAAAGAAAAGCACAAGAACGCGGTAGACACAGAAACGTGGTAG
- the hutI gene encoding imidazolonepropionase, protein MRKIEEYLERDIVIRDGRIVDLRPHKNADVKAKLVTPGLFDAHTHIPFVGSRAKEFYMRARGKTYLEILQAGGGIHYTSHLVRLASEDELYSVSASYIAEFTKHGVVGIECKSGYGLDKENELKQLRVIKQLKETLPNKIASTFLGLHAKPKEKSVGEYISEMEELLAEISKERLADFVDVFCDKGAYLPEEIEDFLKFSKSLGFKIRLHADEIENVGAARFGARLEAVSVDHVLKVTKEDIQELSNSNTMVTLMPNTSFYLGESFAPAREIIDSGIPVALGSDFNPGSAPIFMPSFVMHLAIRFLKMEPEEVLTAYTVNSAHLLGFDSGLVRPGYPADLVLWKTNEFLNIPYMWQENFVEHVLINGRMVV, encoded by the coding sequence ATGAGAAAGATCGAGGAATATTTGGAAAGAGATATCGTCATTAGGGACGGTAGAATTGTTGATTTACGTCCGCACAAGAATGCAGATGTGAAGGCCAAGCTCGTCACTCCAGGGCTGTTCGATGCGCATACACATATTCCTTTCGTCGGCTCTCGTGCAAAGGAATTTTACATGCGCGCTCGAGGAAAGACGTATCTTGAAATCCTCCAAGCCGGTGGTGGTATACACTATACTTCACATCTTGTAAGATTGGCGTCTGAAGACGAGCTTTACAGCGTTTCCGCTTCCTACATCGCAGAGTTTACAAAACACGGTGTGGTTGGAATAGAGTGTAAAAGCGGATATGGGCTGGATAAGGAAAATGAGTTAAAGCAATTAAGAGTCATAAAACAACTTAAGGAAACGCTTCCCAATAAAATCGCTTCCACGTTCCTTGGCTTACACGCAAAGCCAAAAGAGAAATCCGTTGGTGAATACATCTCCGAAATGGAGGAACTACTCGCTGAGATTTCGAAAGAAAGGCTTGCCGATTTTGTCGATGTGTTCTGCGACAAAGGAGCGTATCTACCTGAGGAGATAGAGGATTTTTTGAAATTTTCAAAATCACTTGGTTTCAAGATACGTTTGCACGCTGATGAGATAGAAAATGTGGGCGCAGCAAGGTTTGGAGCGCGCTTGGAAGCAGTTAGTGTTGATCACGTCTTAAAAGTTACGAAGGAAGATATCCAGGAGCTGTCAAATAGCAATACGATGGTTACTTTGATGCCCAACACAAGCTTTTATCTGGGTGAATCGTTCGCACCGGCAAGAGAAATAATAGACTCTGGAATACCTGTAGCCTTAGGCTCCGATTTCAACCCCGGTTCTGCCCCTATTTTCATGCCGAGTTTTGTCATGCACCTTGCGATAAGGTTTTTGAAGATGGAACCAGAGGAGGTACTGACCGCTTACACGGTCAATTCCGCACACCTTCTTGGTTTTGATTCCGGACTTGTAAGGCCAGGCTATCCAGCGGATTTGGTGCTTTGGAAAACTAACGAGTTTTTGAATATTCCCTATATGTGGCAAGAGAACTTTGTAGAGCACGTTTTGATAAACGGAAGGATGGTCGTGTAG